In the Colletotrichum lupini chromosome 1, complete sequence genome, one interval contains:
- a CDS encoding replication factor C — translation MSDFEDEMDVDVPVSKDITFSSDAKQGKRSAANLPVEAEDSLPWVEKYRPVSLNDVSGHQDILATINKFVDSNRLPHLLLYGPPGTGKTSTILALARRIYGTENMRQMVLELNASDDRGIDVVREQIKTFASTKQIFTLGPSAKSGSGGSMASYKLIILDEADAMTNTAQMALRRIMEKYTVNTRFCIIANYSHKLSPALLSRCTRFRFSPLKERDIRVLVDKVIEEEHVKIIPNATEALVKLSKGDMRRALNVLQACHASSTPLQPKDAPKVAEADIVRETISTDTIYNCIAAPQPDAVQEILDVLLSTTDVTSCLTTINTLKVSRGLALADIITALAEQLTTLEVKPEIMIKWLDGLADIEHRVAGGGSETVQTGAVVGVIRSGAELMSK, via the exons ATGTCCGATTTCGAAGACGAGATGGACGTCGACGTCCCCGTGTCCAAGGACATTACCTTCTCCTCAGACGCCAAGCAGGGCAAGCGCAGCGCCGCCAACCTCCCCGTCGAAGCCGAAGACAGTCTGCCGTGGGTTGAAAAGTACCGCCCAGTAAGCCTTAACGATGTGTCCGGACACCAGGACATTCTCGCCACCATTAACAAGTTTGTCGACTCGAATCGTCTTCCTCACCTCCTCCTCTACGGGCCCCCGGGAACTGGCAAGACCTCGACGATCCTCGCCCTCGCGCGCCGCATCTATGGCACCGAGAACATGCGGCAGATGGTTCTCGAGCTCAACGCTTCAGATGATCGAGGCATCGACGTCGTTCGCGAGCAGATCAAGACCTTTGCCTCGACAAAACAAATATTCACTCTCGGTCCCTCAGCTAAATCAGGCAGCGGTGGCAGCATGGCATCGTACAAGCTCATCATCCTCGACGAGGCCGATGCTATGACGAACACGGCGCAGATGGCGTTGCGTCGCATCATGGAGAAGTACACTGTCAACACGCGGTTCTGCATCATTGCAAACTACTCACACAAGCTTTCACCGGCACTGCTATCAAGATGCACGAGGTTCCGATTCAGTCCGTTGAAGGAGCGCGATATCAGGGTCTTGGTGGATAAGGTGATTGAGGAGGAGCACGTCAAAATCATTCCCAATGCCACGGAAGCATTGGTGAAGCTTAGCAAGGGCGACATGAGAAGAGCACTCAATGTGCTCCAGGCTTGTCACGCGTCAA GTACCCCGTTGCAACCCAAGGACGCACCCAAGGTGGCCGAGGCCGACATTGTGAGGGAAACCATCTCTACAGATACGATATATAACTGCATCGCCGCCCCTCAGCCCGACGCTGTGCAGGAGATCTTGGATGTTTTATTGAGCACAACAGACGTGACGTCTTGCCTGACTACTATCAACACCCTAAAGGTGTCTCGGGGTCTCGCCTTGGCAGATATCATCACTGCTCTAGCGGAGCAACTGACAACACTCGAGGTCAAGCCGGAAATCATGATCAAGTGGCTCGATGGGCTGGCGGATATCGAACACCGTGtggccggcggcggcagcgagaCAGTGCAGACGGGAGCTGTGGTGGGCGTCATCAGGAGCGGAGCAGAGTTGATGAGCAAATGA